A genomic window from Candidatus Eremiobacteraceae bacterium includes:
- a CDS encoding MBL fold metallo-hydrolase, giving the protein MIVEHFPVGLLGCNCVVLGDEATKSAVVVDPGDEVDRIGTVLRRHALKVVAIVATHAHIDHVGAMATLKDITGAPAMLHEADLEIYRILSEQARWLGVPSPPETTIDRYLEDGGRVEFGAQGLDVVHTPGHSPGSVTFVAHTDSPLVIAGDTLFNGSIGRTDLWGGSFDAIITSIRTRLLTLPEDWPVICGHGPDTTIGHERDTNPFLVRTEEV; this is encoded by the coding sequence ATGATCGTCGAGCATTTCCCGGTCGGCTTGCTAGGGTGCAATTGCGTCGTGCTCGGGGACGAAGCGACCAAGTCTGCCGTGGTCGTCGATCCGGGCGATGAAGTGGACCGGATCGGAACCGTCTTACGGCGTCATGCTCTGAAAGTCGTCGCCATCGTCGCGACGCATGCCCACATCGACCACGTCGGCGCCATGGCCACGCTTAAAGATATTACCGGCGCGCCGGCTATGCTTCACGAAGCCGATCTGGAGATCTACCGCATTCTGAGCGAGCAAGCCCGATGGCTCGGCGTGCCGTCGCCTCCAGAGACGACGATCGATCGCTATCTCGAAGACGGGGGCCGAGTCGAATTCGGCGCCCAAGGCCTCGACGTCGTGCACACACCCGGCCATTCGCCCGGCAGCGTGACATTCGTCGCACACACGGATTCGCCGCTCGTCATCGCCGGCGACACGCTCTTCAACGGCAGCATCGGACGTACGGATCTTTGGGGCGGTTCGTTCGACGCGATCATAACGTCTATTCGCACGCGGCTCTTGACGCTGCCGGAGGACTGGCCTGTCATATGCGGCCATGGTCCGGATACCACGATCGGTCACGAGCGCGACACGAATCCGTTTCTCGTTCGAACAGAAGAGGTCTAG
- a CDS encoding aldehyde dehydrogenase family protein, protein MTSGGVAVDSLAAASSRFVDEWRDAGSAVRREARARLSGGLWSEPVIEQALDNAFHAWDGARVRETVQDLRAHSFPHPLRALVILPGNVIGPALHAALSAAMTGTRVLLKAASTESVLADIVERQWNVIGAPLAGTLQALSWKGGDVDAEARAVSEADIVIAFGSDATLEAVRSRLPSGKRFKGHGTLYSAGVVSPNADLTTAAEGAALDVCVFDQAGCMSPQTIYVVGDASRALRFAAALDAAMEQARLRLPRTAASPEEAAASADVLRRAYVTALPAATHGLAAILSGPDNNGAPDHLIVVEPQGPPTNHGFGRIAVVKPLEFGREPVLTKPIERLGVAGTAADEIARALWGDRDELVGTCVTLGTMQQPAALKPDPLEFTAVRSDVV, encoded by the coding sequence ATGACGAGCGGCGGCGTTGCGGTCGATTCGCTCGCAGCGGCATCTTCCAGGTTCGTCGACGAATGGCGTGACGCCGGTTCAGCGGTTCGGCGCGAAGCGCGCGCGCGGCTTTCCGGCGGTCTCTGGTCGGAGCCGGTCATCGAGCAAGCGCTCGACAACGCGTTTCACGCGTGGGATGGGGCGCGCGTTCGCGAGACCGTTCAAGACCTTCGCGCTCACAGCTTTCCACATCCGCTGCGCGCGCTCGTCATCCTTCCCGGCAACGTCATCGGTCCGGCGCTGCACGCAGCGCTGAGCGCCGCGATGACCGGAACTCGCGTGCTCCTGAAAGCTGCGAGCACGGAAAGCGTCCTCGCCGATATCGTCGAGCGGCAGTGGAACGTCATCGGAGCGCCGCTCGCGGGGACGCTGCAGGCGCTTTCGTGGAAGGGCGGCGATGTCGATGCCGAGGCGCGTGCGGTCTCTGAAGCGGATATCGTCATCGCATTCGGAAGCGACGCGACGCTCGAGGCCGTTCGAAGCAGGCTTCCGTCCGGCAAGCGATTCAAAGGGCACGGCACCTTGTACAGCGCCGGCGTCGTCTCACCGAATGCAGACCTGACGACCGCCGCCGAGGGAGCCGCGCTCGACGTTTGCGTGTTCGATCAGGCCGGCTGCATGTCGCCGCAGACGATCTACGTCGTGGGAGACGCTTCGCGCGCGCTTCGTTTCGCCGCCGCTCTCGATGCCGCGATGGAGCAAGCGCGACTCCGCTTGCCGCGCACGGCGGCGTCGCCAGAGGAGGCTGCAGCAAGCGCCGACGTGTTGCGTCGCGCGTACGTCACCGCGCTGCCCGCTGCCACGCATGGCCTCGCGGCGATACTCAGCGGCCCCGACAACAATGGCGCGCCCGACCATCTCATCGTCGTCGAACCGCAGGGGCCGCCCACGAACCACGGGTTCGGACGGATCGCCGTTGTCAAACCGCTGGAGTTCGGAAGGGAACCGGTGTTGACGAAGCCGATCGAGCGGCTCGGCGTCGCGGGCACGGCTGCCGACGAGATAGCTCGCGCGCTCTGGGGCGATCGCGACGAGCTCGTCGGCACGTGCGTGACGCTCGGGACCATGCAGCAGCCGGCCGCACTTAAACCCGACCCGCTGGAGTTCACCGCTGTGAGATCCGATGTCGTCTGA
- a CDS encoding aspartate aminotransferase family protein, which yields MSSELTGSDLPHIIVEPPGPKSRALAAELRAVESRNVTYVAPDWPIFLARGAGANLEDADGNRYIDLSAAFAVAAVGHSNPRVAAAIGGQASILLHAMGDVHPSELKIALARELCALAPGNGPKRVIFGLTGSDAVESALKTAAVATGKPGVICFEGAYHGLGYGSLEVTDRDIFRAPFRRQLGGFSRRLPYPSESDWRASARTVEELLRAPEGAEIGAIIVEPIQGRGGVRPAPVEWLREIRRICSATATALIADEIYSGFGRTGRWFACDHAGVAPDLLCVGKGMASGFPISACIGVAEMMDRWPESSGEAIHTSTFLGHPAGCAAALASIAEMRDRDLVQRAADLELEIRPRLETARSSNANIVEIRGRGLMWGVQCAGGDIAARAITSALRRGVIALPCGPLGDVIAIAPPLVITKEQLNHGLDALLRCIA from the coding sequence ATGTCGTCTGAGTTGACCGGCTCTGATCTTCCGCATATCATCGTCGAGCCGCCCGGCCCGAAGAGCCGCGCGCTCGCGGCCGAACTGCGCGCTGTCGAAAGCCGCAACGTCACATATGTCGCGCCGGACTGGCCCATCTTTCTCGCGCGCGGCGCGGGCGCGAATCTGGAGGACGCCGACGGCAATCGCTATATCGATCTGAGTGCGGCCTTTGCCGTGGCAGCGGTGGGCCATAGCAATCCACGCGTTGCGGCGGCGATCGGCGGACAAGCATCGATCCTGCTGCACGCGATGGGCGACGTCCATCCCTCGGAGCTCAAGATCGCGCTCGCGCGCGAGCTGTGCGCGCTCGCGCCCGGCAACGGACCGAAACGCGTGATCTTCGGGCTGACCGGCTCCGACGCCGTCGAGTCGGCGTTGAAGACGGCGGCCGTGGCCACGGGAAAGCCCGGCGTGATCTGTTTCGAAGGTGCCTATCACGGCTTGGGCTACGGGTCGCTCGAAGTCACCGATCGCGATATCTTCCGGGCACCGTTTCGGCGTCAGCTCGGCGGGTTCTCGCGACGGCTTCCGTACCCAAGCGAGTCCGATTGGCGCGCATCTGCCCGCACAGTTGAAGAGCTGCTCCGCGCTCCCGAGGGCGCCGAGATCGGCGCGATCATCGTCGAACCGATCCAGGGCCGCGGCGGCGTCCGGCCCGCACCGGTCGAGTGGCTGCGCGAGATCCGGCGTATCTGCTCGGCGACGGCGACGGCGCTCATCGCCGACGAGATCTACTCGGGATTCGGGAGGACAGGCCGCTGGTTCGCATGCGACCATGCAGGCGTCGCGCCGGATCTGCTCTGCGTCGGCAAAGGAATGGCATCGGGTTTCCCGATCTCCGCATGCATCGGCGTTGCAGAGATGATGGACCGCTGGCCGGAGTCGTCCGGCGAAGCGATCCATACGAGCACGTTTCTCGGTCATCCGGCCGGCTGTGCTGCGGCGCTCGCTTCCATCGCAGAGATGCGCGATCGCGATCTCGTGCAGCGCGCGGCCGACTTGGAGCTTGAGATCCGGCCGCGCCTCGAAACGGCGCGATCATCGAATGCGAACATCGTGGAGATCCGTGGCCGCGGGCTCATGTGGGGCGTGCAATGCGCCGGCGGCGACATCGCGGCGCGCGCGATCACGAGCGCGTTGCGGCGCGGCGTCATCGCGCTCCCGTGCGGCCCGCTGGGCGATGTGATCGCCATCGCGCCGCCGCTCGTCATCACGAAAGAACAGTTAAACCACGGCCTTGACGCGCTGTTGCGCTGCATCGCATGA
- a CDS encoding MFS transporter: protein MSFTQAPAEIVEPEIHERPAVRFGAFAFRDFRLLWFGLLVSNIGSWMQMLAQGWLVVQLANGASEGAFYLGLVGLVRAAPVLLLSGIAGALADRLNRKRILAFTQTTMGLSALVLGILVDFHLVRIWHVLIMAAVSAGANAFDAPTRQAMLPQLVGKKELVSAIGLNSAAFNGPALVGPAIGGLVVAAVGISPCFYINAASFAAVLVALWMMRPHPASERLRETSVWRDAADGFAYVASHPSVRPIFALLALVGLVARPYLQLLPGFVKSVLVGGPQALGIVMAAAGGGALSGSIVTAMMGRSQRRGTIMLSMAVVAGISLAWLSFTRSVGPACLALIVLGASIMLFMGMANTLIQTNTSVALRGRVMSIYTMTVLGFMPLGSGLLGWAASLSSLPLTFAVAGTLVVVASVFAAWRSNVRVLG from the coding sequence GTGTCATTCACGCAAGCGCCCGCCGAAATCGTTGAACCCGAGATCCATGAACGCCCGGCCGTTCGTTTCGGCGCTTTCGCGTTTCGCGATTTCCGTTTGCTCTGGTTCGGTCTGCTGGTCTCCAACATCGGCTCGTGGATGCAGATGTTGGCGCAGGGCTGGCTTGTGGTGCAACTTGCCAACGGAGCATCCGAAGGCGCCTTCTACCTGGGCCTTGTGGGCCTTGTGCGCGCGGCTCCGGTATTATTGCTCTCGGGCATCGCCGGCGCTCTCGCCGACCGGCTGAATCGCAAGCGAATCCTCGCCTTCACCCAGACCACAATGGGGCTGTCGGCGCTCGTCCTCGGCATTCTGGTGGATTTCCACCTCGTGCGCATTTGGCACGTGCTGATCATGGCGGCGGTCTCCGCAGGCGCGAACGCGTTCGACGCTCCGACGCGTCAGGCGATGCTGCCGCAATTGGTCGGCAAGAAAGAACTCGTGAGCGCAATCGGCCTGAATTCTGCCGCATTCAACGGCCCCGCGTTAGTGGGCCCGGCCATCGGCGGGTTAGTCGTGGCCGCGGTCGGCATATCGCCGTGCTTCTATATCAACGCGGCCTCGTTCGCGGCTGTGCTCGTCGCGCTCTGGATGATGCGCCCGCATCCGGCCTCCGAGAGGCTGCGCGAGACGAGCGTGTGGCGCGACGCAGCCGACGGGTTCGCATACGTCGCATCGCACCCTAGCGTGCGCCCGATCTTTGCTTTGCTGGCACTGGTCGGACTCGTCGCTCGGCCTTATTTGCAGCTATTGCCCGGATTTGTGAAGAGCGTGTTGGTGGGCGGCCCGCAGGCGCTCGGCATCGTCATGGCGGCGGCGGGCGGCGGCGCACTAAGCGGCTCGATCGTAACGGCGATGATGGGTCGATCGCAAAGGCGAGGAACGATCATGCTCTCAATGGCCGTCGTCGCCGGGATATCGCTCGCGTGGCTATCGTTTACCAGGTCGGTAGGGCCTGCTTGTCTCGCGCTTATCGTGCTCGGCGCCTCAATCATGCTCTTCATGGGCATGGCCAACACCCTCATCCAGACGAATACGTCTGTCGCGCTGCGCGGCCGCGTGATGTCCATCTACACGATGACGGTCTTGGGGTTCATGCCGCTCGGATCAGGGCTGCTCGGCTGGGCGGCCAGCCTCTCATCGCTGCCGTTGACCTTTGCGGTCGCCGGAACGCTCGTGGTGGTTGCGTCGGTCTTCGCGGCGTGGCGCTCGAACGTGCGCGTGCTGGGATAG
- a CDS encoding tetratricopeptide repeat protein, whose protein sequence is MPIPTGSVTFLFTDIEGSTQRWERHGDAMRSAVERHDAIVRRAIETNRGHTFKTVGDAFCAAFDDSADALAAAAAAQHELAKEGFADVGGLRIRIGVHSGQAVERNGDYFGPVVNRVARLMSIGHGGQVLISESVREQVSDRLPHDATLVDLGIRRLKDLTKPEHVWQLCGEGLATEFPPLGSLDELPNNLPLQATALLGRDEDLNALKRLIGEHRLVTITGAGGVGKTRVALQIAADLIERFADGVWFADISPITDPKLVASVVASALEINQASGQRVDELIAKRLKRKQVLLVIDNCEHLIDAVASLVGATLAAAPEVRILCTSRQALGITGESTYRLPSLSVPDADSALSAPDAMQYGSVAVFVDRAQHTGSGFALTDANAPIVADICRRLDGIPLAIELAAARVKILSIANLAQRLNQRFQILTGGSRTALPRQKTLAALIDWSFDLLVPDEQRLFMQLSVFAGGFSLDAAVSVCSINRDEIALLDLLMSLVDKSLVVADVHGERERFHLLESTRAYGQDKLKSMGDWESLTRRHAHSFCEFAQAADLRYATGSAFVWRANAEADLDNYRAALEWGITQGHDDVIGGTIAGLLGRLWRSGGLVAEGRYWIGFALKRIDENAHPSVAARLWRGFAHLSIAKAKVEAAERAVALYERVGDAKGLGWSLINLSFGLFQMGRIDEAAQSVEQARQSFQEAGDKLGLMSSVQQLASIADSRGDTATARRLNEEVIAGFRALGNETGGALALGNLGEIEFKEGHWSEAVRLAGEALAIHQRVKDQHNTTLCNLNLGVYRVALGDLDGARQAAMQALNLARELQGRSFVAIALQHLALIAALQGETQRASSLLGYVDALIEALGMERELTEQWGYDALMASLRRELSDVEIEKLAAEGAAWSEDQAVAAAAG, encoded by the coding sequence GTGCCCATCCCTACGGGCTCGGTCACTTTCCTTTTCACCGACATCGAGGGCAGCACGCAGCGATGGGAACGGCATGGCGACGCCATGCGCTCGGCCGTCGAACGACATGACGCAATCGTGCGGCGCGCGATCGAGACCAATCGCGGACACACGTTCAAAACCGTCGGAGATGCGTTTTGTGCGGCGTTTGACGATAGCGCAGATGCGCTCGCTGCCGCCGCGGCTGCGCAGCATGAGCTCGCAAAAGAAGGCTTTGCGGATGTCGGCGGACTTCGCATCCGGATCGGTGTCCACTCGGGGCAGGCGGTCGAAAGGAACGGCGACTACTTCGGACCTGTCGTGAACCGCGTCGCCCGCCTGATGTCTATCGGTCACGGCGGTCAGGTGCTCATCTCTGAGAGCGTGCGCGAGCAAGTATCAGATCGGCTCCCACACGACGCGACGCTCGTCGATCTCGGCATCCGTCGGCTCAAGGATCTCACGAAGCCGGAGCATGTCTGGCAACTCTGCGGCGAAGGCCTTGCGACGGAGTTCCCGCCGCTCGGCTCGCTGGACGAACTTCCGAACAACCTGCCGCTGCAGGCCACGGCCCTACTCGGTCGCGACGAAGATCTGAACGCTCTCAAACGACTGATCGGTGAGCACCGCCTGGTCACGATCACCGGTGCCGGAGGAGTCGGAAAGACGCGCGTGGCGCTGCAGATCGCCGCCGATTTGATCGAGCGCTTTGCCGACGGCGTCTGGTTTGCCGACATCTCGCCGATCACCGACCCGAAACTCGTCGCGAGCGTCGTCGCGAGCGCGCTTGAGATCAACCAGGCGTCGGGTCAGCGCGTGGACGAGCTGATCGCAAAGCGGCTCAAGCGCAAGCAAGTACTGCTCGTCATCGACAATTGCGAGCACCTCATAGACGCTGTCGCATCGCTCGTCGGCGCGACGCTAGCCGCCGCGCCTGAGGTCCGCATTCTTTGCACCTCGCGTCAAGCACTCGGGATCACCGGCGAGTCCACGTACCGGCTTCCGTCGCTGAGTGTGCCGGATGCCGACTCGGCGCTCAGCGCGCCCGATGCGATGCAATACGGAAGCGTCGCGGTCTTTGTCGACCGCGCGCAGCACACGGGTTCGGGCTTCGCATTGACCGACGCGAACGCTCCGATCGTTGCGGACATCTGCCGGCGTCTGGATGGCATACCGCTCGCGATTGAGCTCGCCGCCGCACGCGTGAAAATACTTTCCATCGCAAATCTGGCGCAGCGTTTGAACCAGCGATTTCAGATCCTGACCGGCGGCAGCCGCACGGCGTTGCCGCGACAGAAGACGCTCGCCGCGCTGATCGACTGGAGCTTCGACCTGCTCGTACCCGACGAACAGCGTCTATTCATGCAGTTGAGCGTCTTCGCCGGCGGGTTCAGCTTGGATGCCGCGGTTTCGGTGTGTTCGATAAACCGAGATGAGATCGCGCTGCTGGACCTGCTTATGTCGCTCGTCGACAAGTCGCTGGTTGTCGCAGATGTCCACGGCGAGCGCGAACGATTCCATCTGCTCGAGTCCACGCGCGCCTACGGTCAGGACAAACTCAAGTCGATGGGTGACTGGGAGTCGCTGACCAGACGGCACGCGCACTCCTTCTGTGAGTTCGCGCAGGCGGCCGATCTGCGCTACGCCACCGGCTCGGCCTTTGTATGGCGAGCGAACGCCGAAGCCGACTTGGACAACTATCGCGCCGCGTTGGAGTGGGGCATCACGCAGGGCCACGACGACGTCATCGGCGGCACGATCGCCGGTCTGCTCGGCCGGCTATGGCGAAGCGGCGGCCTCGTGGCTGAAGGCCGCTACTGGATCGGGTTTGCGCTCAAGCGCATCGACGAGAACGCACACCCGAGCGTCGCCGCGCGACTGTGGCGCGGGTTCGCGCACTTGTCGATTGCCAAGGCTAAAGTCGAGGCCGCCGAACGCGCGGTGGCGCTGTACGAACGCGTCGGCGACGCCAAAGGCCTCGGTTGGTCGCTGATCAACCTCTCGTTCGGCTTATTTCAGATGGGTCGCATCGACGAGGCCGCGCAATCCGTCGAGCAAGCGCGTCAGAGCTTCCAAGAAGCGGGCGACAAACTTGGCCTGATGAGCTCGGTCCAGCAGCTTGCCTCCATCGCCGATTCGCGCGGCGATACGGCCACGGCGCGCCGACTCAATGAGGAAGTGATCGCAGGCTTTCGAGCGCTCGGCAACGAGACCGGCGGAGCGCTAGCGCTTGGCAATCTCGGCGAGATCGAGTTCAAAGAAGGTCATTGGTCAGAAGCCGTGCGGCTTGCAGGCGAAGCTCTCGCCATACATCAGCGTGTGAAAGACCAACATAACACAACCCTTTGCAACCTCAACCTCGGCGTATACCGTGTCGCGCTCGGTGACCTCGACGGCGCGCGGCAGGCCGCAATGCAAGCGTTGAACCTGGCTCGCGAACTGCAGGGCAGATCATTTGTCGCGATCGCGTTGCAGCATCTCGCGCTCATCGCCGCCCTGCAGGGGGAGACGCAGAGGGCAAGCAGCCTCTTGGGCTACGTCGACGCGCTGATCGAAGCGCTGGGCATGGAACGCGAGCTGACCGAGCAATGGGGCTACGACGCGTTGATGGCGTCGCTGCGCCGAGAACTCAGCGACGTCGAGATCGAGAAGTTAGCCGCAGAGGGCGCAGCGTGGTCGGAGGACCAGGCGGTTGCTGCGGCCGCGGGGTGA